One Erythrobacter sp. SDW2 genomic region harbors:
- the rnr gene encoding ribonuclease R produces MAQPPRKPPQRKPASRKPAPHRSTRPEGLPSREQVIEFIQSADTPAGKREIAKAFGLKGQEKIALKKLLKDMAEEGLIDGKKTAYHRMGGVPRVTVLRIVDVDDGDLVAEPDNWSPDDGAKPPRLVVVEGRRDKKSKGMPALKRGDRVLARTEETGDGWRAFPMKKLPARTEGMMGVVELDGSGKPWLAPVDKRVRNSVPIADIGQAEAGQLVLAEQAGKSPRSGVKVVEVYGDPLAPRSFSLIAIAKFGIPHIFPEAAIEEAELAAKLPLSEEKREDLRHIPILAIDPADARDHDDAIWAQPDPDNPGAWQAIVAIADVSHYVRPGGALDREARKRGNSVYFPDRVVPMLPEVLSADVCSLKQGEDRAAMACHLRISAEGKVTSWRFTRAIVRLTHNIAYEDAQAQIDSGEASGELKHLWEAWKALAAARAARDPLELEIPERRVVLDEKGRIADIAVRERLDAHRVVEDFMIAANVAAAKALEAKTAPVVYRIHEPPNREKIIALRDYLGTMGRKLALGQVITPTLFNRFLKDVSDEAERALLMEAVLRSQTQAYYGPSNAGHFGLALASYAHFTSPIRRYSDLLVHRALVDAYKLEQPKPKSNLPETSGLADRDRKDLQQISDAISTTERRAMEAERDTIDRYVASFLSQHVGKTFQTRITGVQGFGFFATIQDLGGDGLVPVSTLGREYFRHDEAAQALIGEQSGTRYEVGQRLELKLAEANPLTGALKFEVPDTEGDPIEPRGNRQAPRKKAGTAQGKRGRPGNIRHQGKRRK; encoded by the coding sequence ATGGCCCAGCCTCCCCGTAAACCGCCCCAGCGCAAGCCCGCTTCCCGCAAACCTGCGCCGCACCGCAGCACTCGTCCAGAGGGCCTGCCTTCACGCGAGCAGGTGATCGAGTTCATCCAGTCCGCCGATACGCCCGCCGGCAAGCGGGAAATCGCGAAGGCATTTGGCCTCAAGGGTCAGGAGAAGATCGCTCTCAAGAAGCTGCTCAAGGACATGGCCGAGGAAGGTCTGATCGACGGCAAGAAGACCGCCTATCATCGCATGGGCGGCGTACCCAGGGTCACCGTGTTGCGGATCGTCGATGTCGATGATGGCGATCTCGTGGCGGAACCCGACAACTGGTCGCCTGATGATGGCGCCAAGCCACCCCGGTTGGTCGTGGTCGAGGGCCGCCGGGACAAGAAATCCAAAGGCATGCCCGCGCTCAAGCGCGGCGACCGCGTGCTCGCGCGCACAGAGGAAACCGGGGACGGCTGGCGCGCCTTCCCGATGAAGAAGCTGCCCGCCCGCACCGAAGGCATGATGGGCGTGGTCGAACTCGACGGCAGTGGCAAGCCCTGGCTTGCCCCGGTCGACAAGCGGGTGCGCAATTCGGTTCCCATCGCCGACATTGGGCAGGCCGAAGCGGGGCAACTGGTGCTGGCCGAACAGGCCGGCAAATCACCCCGCTCGGGCGTGAAGGTGGTCGAGGTCTATGGCGACCCGCTGGCCCCGCGCAGCTTCAGCCTGATCGCCATCGCCAAGTTCGGCATTCCGCACATCTTCCCTGAAGCCGCCATCGAGGAGGCGGAGCTCGCTGCCAAACTGCCGCTGAGCGAGGAAAAGCGCGAGGATTTGCGGCATATCCCGATCCTCGCCATCGACCCAGCCGATGCCCGCGACCATGACGATGCGATCTGGGCGCAGCCTGACCCGGACAATCCCGGCGCATGGCAGGCGATCGTCGCGATTGCCGACGTGTCGCACTACGTCCGTCCCGGCGGCGCGCTCGACCGCGAGGCGCGCAAGCGCGGCAATTCAGTCTATTTCCCCGACCGCGTCGTGCCGATGCTGCCCGAGGTGCTGAGCGCGGATGTTTGCTCGCTCAAGCAGGGCGAGGACCGCGCGGCCATGGCGTGCCACTTGCGCATTTCGGCCGAGGGCAAGGTCACCTCGTGGCGCTTCACCCGCGCCATCGTGCGGCTGACGCACAACATCGCCTATGAGGACGCGCAGGCGCAGATCGACAGCGGCGAGGCGTCAGGCGAGCTCAAGCATCTATGGGAAGCCTGGAAAGCACTCGCCGCCGCCCGCGCAGCGCGCGACCCGCTCGAACTGGAAATCCCCGAGCGCCGCGTGGTGCTCGACGAGAAAGGCCGCATTGCCGACATCGCCGTGCGCGAACGGCTCGATGCGCACCGGGTGGTCGAGGATTTCATGATCGCCGCCAATGTCGCCGCGGCCAAGGCGCTGGAGGCCAAGACCGCACCCGTGGTTTATCGCATCCACGAACCGCCGAACCGCGAGAAGATCATCGCCTTGCGCGACTATCTCGGCACCATGGGCCGCAAGCTGGCGCTGGGGCAGGTCATCACCCCGACGCTGTTCAACCGGTTCCTCAAGGATGTCAGCGACGAGGCCGAGCGGGCGCTGCTGATGGAGGCGGTGCTGCGGAGCCAGACGCAGGCCTATTACGGGCCCAGCAATGCAGGGCACTTCGGGCTGGCGCTGGCGTCCTACGCTCACTTTACCTCGCCGATCCGGCGCTATTCCGACCTGCTGGTGCACCGTGCGCTGGTCGACGCTTACAAGCTTGAACAGCCCAAGCCGAAGAGCAACTTGCCCGAGACTTCAGGGCTGGCGGATCGCGACCGCAAGGACCTGCAGCAGATCAGCGACGCGATCAGCACCACCGAGCGGCGCGCGATGGAGGCCGAACGCGACACCATCGACCGCTATGTCGCATCGTTCCTGTCACAGCATGTCGGCAAGACCTTCCAGACCCGCATCACCGGGGTGCAGGGCTTCGGCTTCTTCGCCACCATACAGGACTTGGGTGGCGACGGATTGGTGCCGGTATCGACCTTGGGCCGCGAGTACTTCCGCCATGACGAAGCGGCGCAAGCACTGATCGGCGAGCAGAGCGGCACCCGCTATGAGGTCGGCCAGCGGCTGGAGCTCAAGTTGGCGGAGGCTAACCCGCTGACAGGCGCGCTCAAGTTCGAAGTCCCCGATACCGAGGGCGATCCGATCGAACCGCGCGGCAACCGCCAAGCACCGCGCAAGAAAGCTGGAACCGCGCAGGGGAAACGCGGGCGTCCGGGCAATATCCGCCATCAGGGCAAGCGGCGCAAATAG
- the lpdA gene encoding dihydrolipoyl dehydrogenase, which translates to MADQYDVIVLGSGPGGYVAAIRCAQLGLKTAIVERENLGGICLNWGCIPTKALLRSAEIFHYMQHAGDYGLKAQGIEADLEAVVKRSRGVAKQLNQGVTHLMKKNKIAVHMGEGTLTGPTSVTVKGAPGSGSGAGKGEEKLTAKHIIVATGARARDLPFAPADGKRIWTYRTAMTPPEMPKKLLVIGSGAIGIEFASFYNDMGAEVTVVEMLDRIVPVEDHEVSAFLEKSLKKQGMTILTGAGVEDIKADAKGVKAKINPGSGSGASGKTVEQDFTHCIVAIGIVPNTENIGLEKLVEMDRGFIQIDPYGRTKSKGLWAIGDCTPGPWLAHKASHEGVTAAEAIAQELGNKDVHPHPLDRNNIPGCTYCHPQVASVGMTEAKAKEAGHEVKVGNFPFIGNGKAIALGEAEGFIKTVFDAKTGELLGAHMIGAEVTELIQGYTVGKQLETTEAELMQTVFPHPTLSEMMHESVLSAYGRALHI; encoded by the coding sequence ATGGCTGACCAATACGACGTTATCGTTCTCGGCTCCGGACCCGGCGGCTATGTCGCGGCGATCCGCTGTGCGCAGTTGGGGCTCAAGACCGCGATTGTCGAGCGCGAGAACCTGGGCGGGATCTGCCTCAACTGGGGCTGCATTCCCACGAAGGCGCTGCTGCGTTCGGCGGAGATCTTCCACTATATGCAGCACGCGGGCGACTATGGCCTCAAGGCCCAGGGGATAGAGGCTGATCTGGAAGCAGTGGTGAAGCGCAGCCGCGGGGTGGCCAAGCAGCTCAATCAGGGCGTCACCCATCTGATGAAGAAGAACAAGATCGCCGTGCATATGGGCGAGGGGACGCTCACCGGGCCGACCTCTGTGACCGTGAAAGGCGCCCCCGGATCGGGGTCCGGGGCAGGCAAGGGCGAGGAGAAGCTCACCGCCAAACATATCATCGTCGCCACCGGCGCCCGCGCGCGCGACCTGCCCTTTGCTCCTGCCGACGGCAAGCGCATCTGGACCTACCGCACCGCGATGACCCCGCCCGAAATGCCGAAGAAGCTGCTGGTGATCGGCAGCGGCGCGATCGGGATCGAATTCGCCAGCTTCTACAATGATATGGGCGCGGAGGTGACCGTGGTCGAAATGCTCGACCGGATCGTGCCGGTGGAGGATCACGAAGTGTCCGCCTTCCTCGAGAAAAGCCTCAAGAAGCAGGGCATGACCATCCTGACCGGAGCGGGCGTGGAAGACATCAAGGCCGATGCCAAGGGCGTGAAGGCCAAGATCAACCCCGGATCGGGGTCCGGGGCTTCGGGCAAGACGGTCGAGCAGGACTTCACTCACTGCATCGTCGCCATCGGCATCGTTCCGAACACAGAGAACATCGGACTGGAAAAGCTGGTCGAGATGGACCGCGGCTTCATCCAGATCGATCCCTATGGCCGGACCAAGAGCAAGGGCCTGTGGGCCATCGGCGACTGCACTCCCGGCCCCTGGCTGGCGCACAAGGCGAGCCACGAAGGCGTCACCGCTGCCGAGGCCATCGCGCAGGAACTGGGCAACAAGGACGTCCATCCGCACCCGCTTGATCGCAACAACATACCCGGCTGCACCTATTGCCACCCGCAGGTCGCCAGCGTCGGCATGACCGAAGCCAAGGCCAAGGAAGCGGGGCACGAGGTCAAGGTCGGCAATTTCCCCTTCATCGGCAACGGGAAGGCCATCGCGCTGGGCGAGGCCGAGGGCTTCATCAAGACGGTGTTCGACGCCAAAACCGGCGAGCTGCTGGGCGCGCACATGATCGGCGCGGAAGTCACCGAGCTGATCCAGGGCTACACCGTCGGCAAGCAACTGGAGACAACCGAGGCGGAATTGATGCAAACCGTCTTCCCGCATCCGACGCTTTCTGAAATGATGCACGAAAGCGTGCTCTCGGCCTACGGGCGGGCGCTGCATATCTGA
- a CDS encoding acyl-CoA thioesterase has product MPTDLNPYGGVFGGWLMAQMALGAGSLASREGQGKAVVVSATDFAFPGAMQVGDELSVYCTIAATGTTSLTITAEAIARTRNGEAETKVAQGTFKFVLLDDNDRPRAVAAASLPKEDMNG; this is encoded by the coding sequence ATGCCGACCGACCTCAACCCCTATGGCGGGGTGTTCGGCGGGTGGCTGATGGCGCAGATGGCGCTCGGCGCGGGATCGCTCGCCAGCCGCGAGGGGCAGGGCAAGGCGGTGGTCGTTTCGGCCACGGACTTCGCCTTTCCCGGCGCGATGCAGGTGGGCGACGAGCTGTCGGTCTATTGCACCATCGCCGCCACCGGCACCACCTCGCTCACCATCACCGCCGAAGCCATCGCCCGGACACGCAACGGCGAGGCGGAAACCAAGGTGGCGCAGGGGACCTTCAAATTCGTTCTGCTCGACGACAACGACAGGCCGCGCGCGGTTGCGGCTGCTTCTCTCCCCAAGGAAGACATGAATGGCTGA
- a CDS encoding pyruvate dehydrogenase complex dihydrolipoamide acetyltransferase, translated as MPTQIKMPALSPTMEEGTLAKWLVKVGDTVGAGDIMAEIETDKATMEFEAVDEGTVAEIVIPEGSENVKVGEVIMILAEEGEDLDAAKGAGAVAPAHEETVVPAKAGTSAESAPPAPTPREAPASAGATSGDRIIASPLAKRIAEQKGIDLAGVKGSGPNGRIVKADVEGATASAAPKTQAAAAPGPAKPATLGGDLDAPYEALKLNNVRKVIARRLTEAKQTIPHIYLTVDVRLDALLKLRSQLNASLEADGVKLSVNDLLIKALARALQRVPKCNVSFQGDELFEYSRQDISVAVAAPSGLITPIIRDAGRKGLAQISTEMKELAGKAKDGKLQPHEFQGGTASLSNLGMFGTKQFDAVINPPQAMILAVGAGEQRPWVEDGQIVPATVMSATGSFDHRAIDGADGAQLMEALKQLCENPMGLVV; from the coding sequence ATGCCGACCCAGATCAAGATGCCCGCGCTGTCGCCCACGATGGAGGAAGGCACGCTCGCCAAATGGCTCGTCAAGGTCGGCGACACGGTCGGCGCCGGAGACATCATGGCGGAGATCGAGACCGACAAGGCGACGATGGAATTCGAAGCGGTCGACGAAGGCACGGTGGCCGAAATCGTGATCCCCGAAGGCAGCGAGAATGTGAAGGTCGGTGAAGTGATCATGATCCTGGCCGAAGAAGGCGAGGATCTGGATGCGGCGAAGGGGGCGGGTGCTGTTGCTCCTGCCCATGAGGAAACCGTCGTCCCAGCGAAAGCTGGGACCTCTGCCGAATCCGCGCCACCGGCTCCGACACCGAGAGAGGCCCCAGCTTCCGCTGGGGCGACGAGTGGGGACAGGATCATTGCCTCACCCCTCGCCAAACGCATCGCCGAACAGAAGGGCATCGACCTCGCCGGCGTGAAGGGCAGCGGTCCCAACGGGCGGATCGTCAAGGCTGATGTCGAAGGCGCTACGGCCTCGGCCGCGCCCAAGACGCAGGCCGCTGCTGCACCCGGCCCGGCCAAACCCGCCACGCTCGGCGGCGATCTCGATGCGCCATACGAAGCGCTAAAGCTCAACAATGTCCGCAAGGTCATCGCACGCCGCCTGACCGAAGCGAAGCAGACGATCCCGCACATCTACCTCACCGTGGACGTCCGGCTCGATGCCCTGCTGAAGCTGCGCAGCCAGCTGAACGCCTCGCTCGAGGCGGACGGTGTGAAGCTGTCGGTCAACGACCTGCTGATCAAGGCGCTGGCCCGTGCGCTGCAGCGCGTTCCCAAGTGCAATGTCAGCTTCCAGGGCGACGAGCTGTTCGAGTATTCGCGGCAGGATATCTCCGTCGCGGTGGCCGCGCCGTCTGGCCTCATCACCCCGATCATCCGCGACGCGGGCCGCAAGGGCCTCGCCCAGATCAGCACCGAGATGAAGGAGCTGGCGGGCAAGGCCAAGGACGGCAAGCTGCAACCGCATGAATTCCAGGGCGGCACCGCCAGCCTCTCCAACCTCGGCATGTTCGGCACCAAGCAGTTCGACGCGGTGATCAACCCGCCGCAGGCGATGATCCTCGCCGTGGGCGCGGGCGAACAGCGCCCGTGGGTCGAGGACGGCCAGATCGTCCCCGCCACCGTGATGAGCGCCACCGGCAGCTTCGACCACCGCGCGATTGATGGCGCCGACGGGGCGCAGCTGATGGAGGCCCTCAAGCAGCTTTGCGAGAACCCGATGGGGCTGGTGGTCTAG
- a CDS encoding 2-hydroxychromene-2-carboxylate isomerase: protein MSVAVDFFFDLSSPWTRLAFHNYQRLPEFALTETRWRPFLVGGVFNAVNPRVYEAREGDQSRMLLSFDWLKEWAQLAGVAMNFPSPYHPLKSVHAMRCCCAFEDDHPALLRFAEAAFEAYFGEARNLDDPAELAKVADGIGMDGAALVELAASQPVKDRLRANTDEAIARGAFGSPTIFVGEEHWYFGNDQLPLVAQRIRALI, encoded by the coding sequence ATGTCCGTTGCTGTCGATTTTTTCTTCGACCTGTCGTCGCCCTGGACGCGGCTGGCGTTCCACAATTACCAGCGCTTGCCGGAATTCGCGCTGACCGAAACCCGCTGGCGACCGTTTCTGGTCGGCGGGGTATTCAATGCGGTCAATCCCAGGGTCTACGAAGCGCGCGAGGGGGACCAGTCGCGGATGCTCCTCAGTTTCGACTGGCTCAAGGAATGGGCGCAGCTGGCGGGCGTGGCGATGAATTTCCCTTCGCCCTACCATCCGCTGAAGTCGGTCCACGCGATGCGCTGCTGCTGCGCGTTTGAGGATGACCACCCTGCGCTTCTGCGCTTTGCTGAGGCGGCGTTCGAGGCTTATTTCGGCGAAGCGCGCAATCTCGACGATCCGGCCGAGCTGGCCAAAGTGGCGGACGGGATCGGGATGGACGGCGCGGCACTGGTCGAACTGGCCGCAAGCCAGCCGGTCAAGGACCGCCTGCGCGCCAACACCGACGAAGCGATTGCGCGCGGGGCCTTTGGCTCTCCGACTATTTTTGTCGGGGAAGAGCACTGGTACTTCGGGAACGACCAGTTGCCGCTCGTGGCGCAGAGGATCCGGGCGCTGATCTGA
- a CDS encoding universal stress protein, translating to MRAFLVIVDETEEAHKALRWASRRAVAVDGAVHVLALVQPQNFSAFGSVQATIEQEARDRAEAVASSAAGTLLAESGKMPQITVKVGEGRKVIKEYLEEHPEVHALVLAAGENSSGPLVMHFSENASSLPCPLFIIPGHFTDEDIDRVT from the coding sequence ATGCGCGCATTCCTGGTGATCGTCGACGAGACCGAAGAAGCGCACAAGGCGCTGCGCTGGGCCTCGCGCCGGGCGGTGGCGGTCGATGGCGCGGTGCATGTGCTGGCGCTGGTCCAGCCGCAGAACTTCAGCGCCTTCGGCAGTGTCCAGGCGACTATCGAGCAGGAAGCGCGCGACCGGGCCGAGGCGGTCGCCTCCAGCGCGGCGGGCACGCTGCTGGCCGAAAGCGGCAAGATGCCGCAGATCACCGTCAAGGTCGGCGAAGGGCGCAAGGTCATCAAGGAATATCTCGAGGAACACCCCGAGGTGCACGCGCTGGTGCTGGCCGCGGGCGAGAACAGCTCCGGCCCGCTGGTGATGCATTTCAGCGAAAATGCCTCCAGCCTGCCCTGTCCGCTGTTCATCATCCCCGGCCATTTCACCGATGAGGATATCGACCGGGTTACCTGA
- a CDS encoding cation:proton antiporter, whose translation MGDFLILAFSLLVAGVVAVPLATRFGLGTVLGYLLAGMALAPLLGVLRVDVGQMQQFAEFGVVMMLFVIGLELEPKRLWDMRRRLVAFGGGQVLLTSLVLAAVAVFVGGNPWQTALAIGMILALSSTAIVLQTLEEKGLMKTQGGEASFSVLLVQDVAVIPMLALLPLLALPELAGATHGADAGHGHGGINLVENLPTWLAGIVTIASVGLVILIGIYLTRPVFRMIANLQLRELFTAAALMFVIGIALLMTLVGLSPALGAFVAGVVLANSEYRHELEADINPFKSLLLGLFFITVGAGIDFTLLRDRLGDVVFWTAVVVLAKMAVLFAIGKAFHLRAQDRWLFSLGLAQAGEFGFVLVSFAVANAVFGQDLASLLLLVIASSMLITPLLFIVYDKVIMRMYCTGGDEREADAIAENNEIILAGRGRVGGIVDRMLDAAGYKATVIDYDSRHIANLEKFGTKAYFGDATRPDLLASAGIARAKLLIVALDEKEQIDRLVAHVVQNYPKVHVIARAIDRDHVYKLWALGCRDIIREVYDGSIRMGRSAYEAMGHDRQAAQAMADAFQDMDRSSMVAIADVYKVDVPAHENEELIAKVRELRGEWDPKLRDQMDQIMRRGLGTE comes from the coding sequence ATGGGCGACTTCCTGATCCTCGCATTCAGCCTGCTGGTGGCAGGTGTGGTAGCAGTGCCGCTGGCGACGCGCTTCGGGCTGGGGACGGTCCTCGGTTACCTGCTCGCCGGGATGGCGCTTGCCCCTTTGCTGGGCGTCCTGCGGGTCGATGTCGGCCAGATGCAGCAGTTCGCCGAGTTCGGCGTGGTGATGATGCTGTTCGTCATCGGGCTGGAGCTGGAGCCCAAGCGGCTGTGGGACATGCGGCGCCGCCTGGTCGCCTTCGGCGGCGGGCAGGTGCTGCTGACTTCGCTGGTGCTGGCGGCGGTGGCAGTCTTCGTCGGCGGCAATCCGTGGCAGACCGCGCTGGCGATCGGGATGATCCTCGCCCTGTCCTCCACCGCCATTGTGCTCCAGACGCTCGAGGAAAAGGGCCTGATGAAGACGCAGGGCGGGGAGGCGAGCTTCTCCGTACTGCTGGTGCAGGACGTCGCGGTGATCCCGATGCTTGCCCTGCTGCCCCTGCTGGCGCTACCGGAACTGGCCGGTGCAACCCATGGGGCCGATGCAGGCCATGGCCACGGCGGCATCAATCTGGTCGAGAACCTGCCGACCTGGCTGGCGGGCATCGTTACGATTGCCTCGGTCGGGCTGGTGATCCTGATCGGGATCTATCTGACCCGCCCGGTGTTCCGCATGATCGCCAACCTGCAATTGCGCGAACTGTTCACTGCCGCGGCGCTCATGTTCGTAATCGGTATCGCGCTGCTGATGACGCTGGTTGGCCTCTCGCCTGCATTGGGTGCCTTCGTCGCCGGTGTGGTGCTTGCCAACAGCGAATACCGGCACGAACTCGAGGCCGACATCAACCCGTTCAAGAGCCTGCTGCTCGGCCTGTTCTTCATCACCGTCGGGGCGGGGATCGACTTCACCCTGCTGCGCGACCGTCTGGGCGATGTCGTGTTCTGGACCGCAGTGGTAGTCCTCGCGAAGATGGCAGTGCTGTTCGCGATCGGCAAGGCGTTCCACCTGCGGGCGCAGGACCGCTGGCTGTTCTCGCTCGGGCTGGCACAGGCGGGCGAGTTCGGCTTCGTGCTGGTGTCTTTCGCCGTCGCCAATGCGGTGTTTGGTCAGGATCTGGCGAGCCTGCTGCTGCTGGTCATCGCTTCCTCCATGCTCATCACTCCGCTGCTGTTCATTGTCTATGACAAGGTGATCATGCGGATGTATTGCACCGGCGGCGACGAACGCGAGGCCGATGCGATTGCCGAAAACAACGAGATCATCCTCGCCGGGCGCGGCAGGGTCGGCGGGATTGTCGACCGGATGCTCGATGCGGCCGGCTACAAGGCCACCGTGATCGACTATGATTCGCGCCATATCGCCAATCTCGAGAAGTTCGGCACCAAGGCCTATTTCGGCGATGCCACGCGGCCCGACCTGCTCGCCAGTGCCGGGATCGCCCGGGCCAAGCTGCTGATCGTTGCGCTCGACGAGAAGGAGCAGATCGACCGGCTGGTCGCCCATGTCGTGCAAAACTATCCCAAGGTGCACGTCATCGCCCGGGCGATCGACCGGGACCATGTCTACAAGCTGTGGGCGCTCGGCTGCCGCGATATTATCCGCGAGGTCTATGACGGCTCGATCCGCATGGGCCGCTCGGCCTATGAAGCGATGGGGCACGACCGGCAGGCGGCGCAGGCGATGGCCGACGCCTTCCAGGACATGGACCGCAGCTCGATGGTGGCCATCGCGGATGTCTACAAGGTCGATGTCCCGGCACATGAGAACGAGGAACTGATCGCCAAGGTTCGCGAATTGCGCGGAGAATGGGACCCCAAGCTGCGCGACCAGATGGACCAGATCATGAGGCGAGGACTGGGGACCGAGTGA
- a CDS encoding amidohydrolase family protein, which translates to MLKRLTLMAAALSASTATLAEPTYVVADRLLEVETGQYIAKPVIAVEDGKIVSVSTGSAPAEAEVIDLTGHTILPGLIDMHVHLDGRPEYGGYSGLQFTDRFWTFLAAANAEKMLKAGFTTVRNLGDDDYNVAGLDQAIGEGWLVGPRIVNANYALGATGGHCDSTFLPPSFNQKSPAVGDSPDELKKRVREQRKYGAEVIKACATGGVFSRNTAPGIQQLSLEELTAIAEEAHFWGLKAAAHAHGADGIKAAIRAGFDTIEHASFIDDEGIRLAKERGTFLSMDIFNTEYTLSEGAKNGVLEENLAKERLVSKAQRDNFSKAHKAGVRMVFGSDAGVMPHEDVGGQFAIMVQLGMSPLQAIQAATLNAAEALGQQGQVGTLKPGAWADLIAVTGDPLADVGELADVDAVVKGGVLVE; encoded by the coding sequence ATGCTGAAACGACTTACACTCATGGCGGCGGCCCTTTCCGCCTCGACAGCTACCTTGGCAGAGCCGACCTATGTGGTGGCCGACCGGCTGCTGGAGGTCGAGACCGGCCAATACATCGCCAAGCCGGTGATCGCGGTTGAGGACGGCAAGATCGTCTCGGTCAGCACAGGTTCTGCTCCGGCAGAAGCGGAAGTGATCGACCTCACCGGGCACACCATCCTGCCCGGCCTCATCGATATGCATGTCCATCTCGACGGGCGGCCGGAATATGGCGGCTACAGCGGCCTGCAGTTCACGGACCGGTTCTGGACCTTCCTCGCTGCGGCCAATGCCGAGAAGATGCTCAAGGCCGGCTTCACCACTGTGCGCAATCTGGGCGATGACGACTACAACGTGGCCGGGCTGGACCAGGCGATTGGCGAGGGCTGGCTCGTCGGCCCGCGTATCGTCAACGCCAACTATGCGCTCGGCGCCACCGGCGGGCACTGCGACAGCACCTTTCTGCCGCCCAGCTTCAACCAGAAGAGCCCGGCAGTCGGCGACAGCCCCGACGAGCTCAAGAAACGCGTGCGCGAACAGCGCAAATACGGGGCGGAAGTGATCAAGGCCTGCGCCACCGGGGGCGTGTTCAGCCGCAACACGGCACCGGGCATCCAGCAGCTCAGCCTGGAAGAACTGACCGCGATTGCCGAGGAAGCGCATTTCTGGGGCCTCAAGGCCGCCGCCCATGCGCACGGTGCCGACGGCATCAAGGCCGCGATCCGCGCCGGGTTCGACACCATCGAACACGCCAGCTTCATCGATGACGAGGGCATTCGCCTCGCCAAGGAACGCGGGACTTTCCTGTCGATGGATATCTTCAACACCGAATACACCTTGTCCGAGGGGGCCAAGAACGGCGTGCTGGAAGAAAACCTCGCCAAGGAGCGGCTGGTGTCCAAGGCCCAGCGCGACAATTTCTCCAAGGCACACAAGGCCGGGGTCCGCATGGTGTTCGGCAGCGATGCCGGGGTGATGCCGCATGAGGATGTCGGTGGGCAGTTCGCCATCATGGTGCAGCTGGGCATGAGCCCGCTGCAGGCGATCCAGGCTGCTACGCTCAACGCGGCGGAGGCGCTGGGCCAACAGGGGCAGGTCGGCACGCTTAAGCCGGGCGCATGGGCCGACCTTATTGCGGTCACCGGCGACCCGCTGGCCGATGTGGGTGAACTGGCCGATGTCGATGCGGTGGTGAAGGGCGGGGTGCTGGTCGAGTAG